In one Parvibaculum sp. genomic region, the following are encoded:
- the rpoD gene encoding RNA polymerase sigma factor RpoD — MAKTAEQAEAPEAAPEVAQDGPLLDMSDAAVKKMIKAAKSRGFVTYDELNKVLPSEEFSSEQIEDTLSMLSEMGINVVENDEAEEQADSDGERDAEAEGDDDEPATGKAVATTTTTSTALDRTDDPVRMYLREMGSVELLSREGEIAIAKRIEAGRETMIAGLCESPLTFQAIIIWRDELNEGKILLRDIIDLDATFAGPDAKKVDHSQAALAGEAPPRIEPEEEEVDEDGEDDNSMSLAAMEAELKPKVLETFDKIAADYKKLRKLQDQKVELALKGEDFGGASDKKYQKLTSDLIEEVKSLSLNNNRIESLVEQLYAINKRLMGLEGRMLRLAESHGIPREEFLKQYFGNELDPNWLRRVSRLKGKGWAGFTKDERDQVKDLRQEIQTLASETGLDIAEYRRIVSGVQKGEREARIAKKEMVEANLRLVISIAKKYTNRGLQFLDLIQEGNIGLMKAVDKFEYRRGYKFSTYATWWIRQAITRSIADQARTIRIPVHMIETINKLVRTSRQMLHEIGREPTPEELAEKLGMPLEKVRKVLKIAKEPISLETPIGDEEDSHLGDFIEDKNAILPIDAAIQSNLRETTTRVLASLTPREERVLRMRFGIGMNTDHTLEEVGQQFSVTRERIRQIEAKALRKLKHPSRSRKLRSFLDN; from the coding sequence ATGGCGAAGACAGCGGAACAGGCAGAAGCACCCGAAGCGGCGCCCGAAGTGGCGCAGGACGGTCCGCTTCTCGACATGTCCGATGCGGCGGTCAAGAAAATGATCAAGGCCGCCAAGTCTCGCGGTTTCGTCACCTATGACGAACTCAACAAGGTTCTGCCGTCGGAAGAGTTCTCCTCCGAACAGATCGAGGACACGTTGTCGATGCTCTCCGAAATGGGCATCAACGTGGTCGAGAACGACGAGGCCGAGGAGCAGGCCGACAGCGACGGCGAACGCGACGCGGAAGCCGAGGGCGACGACGACGAACCTGCGACCGGCAAGGCCGTCGCCACCACGACCACCACCTCCACCGCGCTCGACCGCACCGACGATCCGGTGCGCATGTATCTGCGCGAAATGGGTTCGGTCGAGCTTCTGTCGCGCGAAGGCGAAATCGCCATCGCCAAGCGCATCGAGGCGGGCCGCGAAACCATGATCGCGGGCCTCTGCGAAAGCCCGCTGACCTTCCAGGCCATCATCATCTGGCGCGACGAATTGAACGAGGGGAAGATTCTCCTTCGCGACATCATCGACCTCGACGCGACCTTTGCCGGTCCCGACGCCAAGAAGGTCGACCACAGCCAGGCCGCGCTCGCCGGCGAGGCCCCGCCCCGCATCGAACCCGAAGAAGAAGAAGTCGATGAGGATGGCGAGGACGACAACTCCATGTCGCTCGCCGCGATGGAAGCCGAACTCAAGCCGAAAGTGCTCGAAACCTTCGACAAGATCGCGGCCGACTACAAGAAGCTCCGCAAGCTGCAGGACCAGAAGGTCGAACTGGCGCTCAAGGGCGAGGATTTCGGCGGCGCGTCGGACAAGAAATACCAGAAGCTGACGTCGGACCTCATCGAGGAAGTCAAAAGCCTCTCGCTCAACAACAACCGCATCGAAAGCCTTGTCGAACAGCTTTACGCGATCAACAAGCGCCTGATGGGTCTCGAAGGCCGCATGTTGCGCCTCGCCGAAAGCCACGGCATTCCGCGCGAGGAATTCCTGAAGCAGTATTTCGGCAACGAACTCGATCCCAACTGGCTGCGCCGCGTCAGCCGCCTCAAGGGCAAGGGCTGGGCGGGTTTCACCAAGGACGAGCGCGACCAGGTGAAGGATCTGCGTCAGGAAATCCAGACGCTGGCGTCGGAAACCGGCCTCGACATCGCCGAATACCGCCGCATCGTTTCCGGCGTGCAGAAGGGCGAGCGCGAGGCGCGCATCGCCAAGAAGGAAATGGTCGAAGCGAACCTCCGCCTCGTCATCTCCATCGCCAAGAAATACACCAATCGCGGGTTGCAGTTCCTCGATCTGATTCAGGAAGGCAATATCGGGTTGATGAAGGCGGTCGACAAATTCGAATACCGCCGCGGCTACAAGTTCAGCACCTATGCGACATGGTGGATCCGTCAGGCGATCACGCGTTCGATCGCCGACCAGGCGCGCACCATCCGCATCCCGGTCCACATGATCGAGACGATCAACAAGCTGGTGCGCACCTCGCGCCAGATGCTGCACGAAATCGGCCGCGAGCCGACGCCGGAAGAGCTTGCCGAAAAGCTCGGCATGCCGCTCGAAAAAGTCCGCAAGGTGCTGAAGATCGCCAAAGAGCCGATCAGCCTCGAAACGCCCATCGGCGACGAGGAAGACTCGCATCTCGGCGACTTCATCGAGGACAAGAACGCGATCCTGCCCATCGACGCCGCGATCCAGTCGAACCTGCGCGAAACGACGACCCGTGTGCTCGCCTCGCTCACGCCGCGCGAGGAGCGCGTGCTGCGCATGCGCTTCGGCATCGGCATGAACACCGACCACACGCTGGAAGAAGTCGGCCAGCAATTCTCGGTGACGCGCGAACGCATCCGCCAGATCGAGGCCAAGGCGCTCCGCAAGCTGAAGCATCCGAGCCGTTCAAGGAAGCTTCGGAGCTTCCTCGACAACTGA
- the dnaG gene encoding DNA primase produces MSFPKSFLDELKGRIRVSEVVGRKVKLTRRGREFVGLSPFSNEKSPSFTVNDDKQFYHCFSSGEHGDIISFVEKTENLSFLEAVERLAAEAGMEMPKRDAHEAQREKEAATLIDVMEMAAQFFRQKLQEGAGAEARAYLERRGMKGKTLEEFGVGYAPGDDRAERVALMRYLKSRDVTLEQMAEAGLVIHGPDIAEPYDRFRNRVIFPIADARGRVIAFGGRALAADAKAKYLNSPDTPLFHKGRVLYNLHRARKAAHDAGTVVAVEGYMDVVGLAQGGIDHAVAPLGTALTEDQIALLWRMAPEPILCFDGDKAGLRAAYRAVERVLPLLKPGHSLRFALLPEGKDPDDLVREEGSAAMRAVLDAARPLAEMVWEKEVAAGTWDTPERRAALETRIEAVIGMIGDPKVRGHYAEDLRGRISRMFGRGERRAGGQQGGFVRNNRPFGSGGNRPWRGRQSFGQGGSFVPPVTPELRRSAIASGTGGGQGREGLLLLTVLNHPELLENYAEEFSSVEIRTPALDRLRNEIIDIAALHAPLEREALKNHLLSRDLADIARRLEAGTAFVGDRHAWPDAPPDEAEAGFLHTLARHRRAIGLEAELKAAERVLAEEMTEENYARFRAIQEQLERSELVDGLG; encoded by the coding sequence ATGTCCTTCCCGAAGTCCTTCCTCGATGAACTGAAGGGGCGCATTCGCGTCTCGGAGGTGGTTGGGCGCAAGGTCAAGCTGACGCGGCGGGGAAGGGAGTTTGTCGGGCTGTCGCCCTTTTCCAACGAGAAGAGTCCGAGCTTCACCGTCAATGACGACAAGCAGTTCTATCACTGCTTCTCGAGCGGCGAGCATGGCGACATCATCTCGTTTGTCGAGAAGACCGAGAACCTTTCTTTCCTCGAAGCGGTGGAGCGGCTCGCGGCCGAAGCCGGCATGGAAATGCCGAAGCGCGACGCCCATGAAGCGCAGCGCGAGAAGGAAGCCGCCACGCTTATCGACGTGATGGAAATGGCGGCGCAGTTTTTCCGGCAGAAATTGCAGGAGGGCGCCGGCGCCGAGGCGCGCGCCTATCTCGAACGGCGCGGCATGAAGGGCAAGACGCTGGAGGAATTCGGCGTCGGCTATGCGCCGGGCGACGACCGGGCCGAGCGCGTGGCGCTGATGCGCTACCTGAAATCGCGCGACGTGACGCTCGAACAGATGGCCGAAGCCGGGCTCGTCATCCACGGCCCCGACATCGCCGAGCCTTACGACCGTTTCCGCAACCGCGTGATCTTTCCGATTGCCGATGCGCGCGGTCGCGTCATCGCGTTCGGGGGCCGCGCGCTCGCCGCCGACGCCAAGGCCAAATATCTGAACTCCCCCGACACGCCGCTCTTTCACAAGGGCCGCGTCCTCTACAACCTGCACCGCGCGCGCAAGGCCGCGCATGACGCGGGCACGGTCGTTGCGGTCGAGGGCTATATGGATGTCGTCGGTCTCGCGCAGGGCGGCATCGACCACGCGGTGGCGCCGCTCGGCACGGCCTTGACCGAAGACCAGATCGCGCTGCTCTGGCGCATGGCGCCAGAACCGATCCTTTGTTTCGACGGCGACAAGGCGGGGCTTCGCGCCGCCTACCGCGCGGTCGAGCGCGTGCTGCCGCTCCTGAAGCCCGGCCACAGCTTGCGCTTCGCGCTGCTGCCGGAAGGAAAAGACCCCGACGATCTGGTGCGCGAGGAAGGATCGGCCGCCATGCGCGCCGTGCTCGACGCCGCGCGGCCGCTTGCCGAAATGGTCTGGGAAAAGGAAGTCGCCGCCGGCACCTGGGACACACCGGAGCGCCGCGCCGCGCTCGAGACGCGGATCGAAGCCGTGATCGGCATGATCGGCGATCCGAAAGTGCGCGGGCATTACGCCGAGGATTTGCGCGGCCGCATTTCGCGCATGTTCGGCCGCGGCGAACGTCGGGCGGGCGGACAACAGGGCGGTTTTGTGCGGAACAACCGCCCCTTCGGCTCCGGCGGCAACCGGCCATGGCGCGGCCGTCAATCCTTCGGGCAGGGTGGGTCATTCGTCCCCCCCGTCACACCCGAATTGCGCCGTTCGGCTATCGCCAGCGGCACCGGCGGCGGCCAGGGGCGCGAGGGGCTTTTGCTCCTCACGGTCCTTAACCACCCGGAACTCCTTGAGAATTACGCCGAGGAATTTTCAAGTGTCGAGATCAGGACCCCGGCGCTTGACAGATTACGCAATGAAATCATAGATATAGCCGCCCTTCATGCGCCTCTTGAAAGGGAGGCGCTGAAGAACCACTTGCTGAGCAGGGATTTGGCGGATATCGCACGGCGTCTTGAGGCCGGAACGGCCTTTGTCGGCGACCGCCACGCTTGGCCCGATGCGCCGCCCGACGAGGCGGAAGCGGGCTTCCTGCACACGCTGGCGCGGCATCGCCGCGCGATCGGGCTGGAAGCCGAGTTGAAAGCCGCCGAGCGTGTGCTTGCCGAGGAGATGACGGAAGAGAACTACGCCCGGTTCCGGGCCATTCAGGAGCAGCTTGAGCGCTCCGAACTGGTCGACGGGCTCGGGTGA